One window of Lemur catta isolate mLemCat1 chromosome 3, mLemCat1.pri, whole genome shotgun sequence genomic DNA carries:
- the EPS8L3 gene encoding epidermal growth factor receptor kinase substrate 8-like protein 3: MSRPSSKAIYLHRKEYSQNLTSEPTLLQHRVEHLMTCKLGTQRVREPKDALQKLQEMDAQGRVWSQDLILQVRNGWLQLLDIQTKEELDCFRLDSIQAMDVALNTCSYNSVLSITMQEVGLPGASTLLFQCQEMGALQLRTSLEKALEEEQEQSTPHPGQDRWRGPVEQAPTLERGLPPERLYQMTPEHSLPSTPRSLPRHPSTQEPSAFPLPPPSRSPSPENPQRDEEVLNHVLRDIELFMGKLKEAQGKTSRKKKRRLGKKTKDQGEPTEAQYIDCFQKIKYSFNLLGRLAIRMLETSAPEVVHILFQTLDSILAEYPKDLAAKVISPLLTSKAINLLHSCLSPPENSLWKELGPAWTTSRADWTDNEPPLYQPTFYDGWQPPEPSNQEPLGYQDSISLRERSPRLGSSTPFAQEKTHNDGPRPGDPSFRLSRPTLVKPALKMQVLYEFEARNTQELTVVQGEVLEVLDQSKRWWLVKNEAGQSGYIPSNILEPLQPETSRSQGQSPPRASVLRPSSKPEEVAAWLQAENFSTVTVRTLGSLTGSQLLHIRPGELQMLCPQEAPRVLTRLEAVRRMLGMSH; this comes from the exons ATGTCTCGGCCCAGCAGCAAAGCCATTTACT TGCACCGGAAGGAGTACTCCCAGAACCTCACCTCAGAGCCCACCCTCCTGCAGCACAGGGTGGAG CATTTGATGACGTGTAAGCTGGGGACTCAGAGAGTGCGCGAGCCCAAGGATGCCCTGCAGAAGCTGCAGGAGATGGACGCGCAGGGCCGGGTGTGGAGCCAAGACTTGATCCTGCAGGTCAGAAATGGCTGGCTGCAGCTGCTGGACATCCAAACCAAG GAGGAGCTGGACTGTTTCCGCCTGGACAGCATCCAGGCCATGGACGTAGCGCTCAACACCTGCTCCTACAACTCTGTCCTGTCCATCACCATGCAGGAGGTGGGCCTGCCAGGCGCCAGCACTCTGCTCTTCCAGTGCCAGGAAATGGGG GCATTGCAGCTGAGGACCAGCCTGGAGAAGgccctggaggaggagcaggagcaaAG CACACCTCACCCAGGCCAGGACAGATGGAGGGGCCCTGTGGAGCAGGCACCCACTCTGGAGCGAGGGCTCCCCCCAGAGCGGCTGTACCAGATGACCCCAGAGCACA GCCTCCCCTCAACCCCGAGGTCCCTGCCACGGCACCCCAGCACCCAAGAACCAAgcgccttccctctgcctcctccaagCCGGTCCCCATCCCCCGAGAACCCACAGAGGGATGAG GAGGTGCTGAACCATGTCCTAAGGGACATCGAGCTGTTCATGGGCAAGCTGAAGGAGGCCCAGGGAAAGACCAGCCGTAAGAAGAAGAGGAGGCTTGGGAAGAAAACCAAGGATCAGGGCG AGCCGACAGAAGCACAGTACATCGACTGCTTCCAGAAGATCAAGTACAGCTTCAACCTCCTG GGAAGGCTGGCCATCAGGATGCTGGAGACGAGTGCCCCTGAGGTCGTGCACATCCTCTTCCAAACTCTGGACTCG ATCCTGGCCGAGTACCCCAAGGATCTAGCAGCCAAAGTGATCTCACCCCTCCTCACCTCCAAAGCCATCAACCTGCTGCACTCCTGTCTAAGCCCACCTGAGAATAGCCTCTGGAAGGAGCTGGGCCCAGCCTGGACTACCAGCCG ggcTGACTGGACAGATAATGAGCCCCCACTCTACCAACCCACCTTTTATGATGGCTGGCAGCCTCCAGAGCCCTCCAACCAG GAACCCTTAGGATACCAGGACTCCATTTCCCTCCG AGAGAGAAGTCCTAGGTTAGGGAGCAGCACACCTTTTGCTCAGGAGAAGACACACAATGATGGTCCTCGGCCTGGGGACCCCAGCTTCCGGCTCTCCAGACCCACACTTGTCAAGCCAGCCCTGAAAATGCAAGTCCTGTATGAGTTTGAAGCTAGAAACACACAGGAACTGACTGTGGTCCAGGGAGAGGTGCTGGAG GTTCTGGACCAGAGCAAGCGGTGGTGGCTGGTGAAGAACGAGGCAGGACAGAGTGgttacattcccagcaacatcTTGGAGCCCCTGCAGCCGGAGACCTCCAGGAGCCAGGGCCAATCGCCCCCTAGG GCTTCAGTGCTTCGCCCCAGCTCGAAGCCTGAGGAGGTCGCGGCCTGGCTGCAGGCAGAGAACTTCTCCACTGT CACGGTGAGGACCCTCGGGTCCTTAACAGGGAGCCAGCTGCTTCACATAAGACCTGGGGAGCTACAGATGCTGTGTCCACAGGAGGCCCCACGAGTCCTGACACGGCTGGAGGCTGTCAGAAGGATGCTGGGG atgAGCCATTAG
- the LOC123635006 gene encoding glutathione S-transferase Mu 1-like — protein sequence MPMTLGYWDIRGLAHAIRLLLEYTDSSYEEKMYTIGDAPDYDRSQWLNEKFKLGLDFPNLPYLIDGAHKITQSNAILRYIARKHNLCGETEEEKIRVDILENQAMDTRMQLARVCYNPDVEKLKPKYLEDLPEVLKLYSQFLGTGPWFTGDKITFVDFLTYDVLDMHRIFEPKCLDAFPSLKDFMARFEGLKKISAYMKSGRFLRAPLFLKMAKWGNK from the exons ATGCCGATGACACTGGGTTACTGGGACATCCGCGGG CTGGCTCACGCCATCCGCCTGCTCCTGGAATACACGGACTCCAGCTATGAGGAAAAGATGTACACGATCGGGGACG CTCCTGACTATGACAGAAGCCAGTggctgaatgagaaattcaagcTGGGCCTGGACTTTCCCAAC CTGCCCTACTTAATCGATGGGGCTCACAAGATCACCCAGAGCAACGCCATCCTGCGCTACATTGCCCGCAAGCACAACCTGT GTGGGGAGACCGAAGAGGAGAAGATTCGTGTGGACATTTTGGAGAACCAGGCTATGGATACCCGCATGCAGCTGGCCAGGGTCTGCTACAACCCTGACGTT gagaaactgaagcccaagTACTTGGAGGACCTCCCCGAAGTGCTGAAGCTGTACTCACAGTTCCTGGGGACAGGGCCCTGGTTTACAGGGGACAAG ATCACCTTTGTGGATTTCCTCACTTACGATGTCCTTGACATGCACCGTATATTTGAGCCCAAGTGCCTGGACGCGTTCCCCTCCTTGAAGGACTTCATGGCCCGTTTTGAG GGCCTGAAGAAGATCTCTGCCTACATGAAGTCCGGCCGCTTCCTCCGAGCCCCTCTGTTTTTAAAGATGGCCAAATGGGGCAACAAATAA
- the GSTM3 gene encoding glutathione S-transferase Mu 3 translates to MSSKSSMVLGYWDIRGLAHAIRLLLEFTDTCYEEKRYTCGEAPDYDRSQWLDVKFKLGLDFPNLPYLMDGKNRITQSNAILRYIARKHNMCGDTEEEKIRVDIVENQVMDLRTKLIRLCYNSDHEKMKPQYLEQLPGQLKQFSMFLGKYSWFAGDKLTFVDFLTYDVLDQNRMFEPRCLEEFPNLKAFMCRFEALEKIAAYMQSDRFFKMPINNKMAQWGNKCTC, encoded by the exons ATGTCTTCTAAGTCGTCTATGGTCCTGGGTTACTGGGACATTCGCGGG CTGGCGCACGCCATCCGCCTGCTGCTGGAGTTCACGGATACGTGCTATGAGGAGAAACGGTACACGTGCGGGGAAG CTCCTGACTATGATCGAAGCCAATGGCTGGATGTGAAATTCAAGCTAGGCCTGGACTTTCCTAAT CTGCCCTACCTCATGGATGGGAAGAACAGGATCACCCAGAGCAATGCCATCCTGCGCTACATCGCCCGCAAGCACAACATGT GTGGTgacactgaagaagaaaagattcGAGTGGACATTGTGGAGAACCAAGTAATGGATCTCCGCACGAAACTGATACGGCTCTGTTACAACTCTGACCAT gAAAAAATGAAGCCTCAGTACTTGGAACAGCTACCTGGACAATTGAAACAATTCTCCATGTTCCTAGGGAAATACTCATGGTTTGCAGGGGACAAg CTCACCTTTGTGGATTTTCTCACCTATGATGTCTTGGATCAGAACCGTATGTTTGAGCCCAGGTGCTTGGAGGAGTTCCCAAATCTGAAGGCTTTCATGTGCCGTTTTGAG GCTTTGGAGAAAATTGCTGCCTACATGCAGTCTGACCGCTTCTTCAAGATGCCCATCAACAACAAGATGGCCCAGTGGGGCAACAAGTGCACATGCTGA